A section of the Paralichthys olivaceus isolate ysfri-2021 chromosome 14, ASM2471397v2, whole genome shotgun sequence genome encodes:
- the LOC109630862 gene encoding G-protein coupled receptor 26-like, protein MDAADVVASVLVLGTILVSLLSNVVVLICFLYNPEIRKQVPGLFILNLTFCNLLLSVSNMPLTLVGLITTGHPGGGVFCQVVGFLDTFLTTNSMLSMAALSIDRWLAVVFPLSYHSRMRHRDAVIALVYTWTHSLCFSIVASCRSWVGYHHLYASCTLCNVRAKGAGAQFIIFTVALHSLTFLLTLVVLCVTYLKVLKVARFHCKRIDVITMQTLVLLVDIHPSVRQRCLDEQRRRRQRATKKISTFIGTFVVCFTPYVITRIVELFCPGPISPHWGVLSKCLAYSKAASDPFVYSLLRHQYRKTCSLLANKVLKRSKLNSSSVGMENNIGRSDNNVSKSNNTQPPANKPQ, encoded by the exons ATGGACGCAGCGGACGTGGTCGCTTCCGTGTTGGTTTTGGGGACAATCCTCGTGTCGCTGCTGTCCAACGTCGTGGTGCTGATCTGCTTTCTCTACAACCCGGAGATCCGCAAGCAGGTGCCGGGGCTTTTCATCCTCAACCTGACGTTCTGCAACCTGTTGCTGAGCGTGTCCAACATGCCCCTCACTCTGGTGGGACTCATCACCACGGGCCACCCCGGAGGCGGCGTCTTCTGCCAGGTCGTGGGCTTCCTGGACACTTTCCTCACCACTAACTCGATGCTGAGCATGGCAGCGCTCAGCATCGACAGATGGTTGGCGGTGGTGTTCCCGCTGAGCTACCACTCCAGGATGCGTCACCGGGATGCGGTGATAGCGCTGGTTTACACGTGGACACACTCGCTCTGCTTCTCCATAGTCGCCAGCTGCAGATCCTGGGTCGGGTACCACCACCTTTACGCGTCATGCACCCTCTGCAACGTCAGGGCGAAGGGAGCCGGGGCGCAGTTCATCATCTTCACCGTGGCTCTGCActccctcaccttcctcctgaCGCTGGTCGTGTTGTGTGTGACTTACCTGAAAGTGTTGAAAGTGGCGAGGTTCCACTGTAAACGCATCGACGTGATCACCATGCAGAcgctggtgctgctggtggaCATTCACCCCAG TGTGCGCCAGAGATGCTTGGATGAGCAGAGGCGGAGGAGGCAGAGGGCCACCAAGAAGATCAGTACATTCATCGGCACGTTTGTGGTGTGCTTCACCCCTTACGTCATTACAAG AATTGTGGAGCTCTTCTGCCCAGGGCCCATCAGCCCCCACTGGGGTGTGCTGTCCAAATGTTTGGCCTACAGCAAGGCAGCAAGTGACCCGTTTGTCTACTCACTGCTGCGCCACCAGTACAGGAAGACCTGCAGCCTTCTGGCCAACAAGGTCCTCAAGAGGAGTAAGCTCAACTCCTCCTCCGTTGGGATGGAGAACAACATAGGGAGGAGCGACAATAATGTCAGCAAAAGCAACAACACCCAGCCACCTGCCAACAAGCCACAGTGA